A stretch of DNA from Microcaecilia unicolor chromosome 10, aMicUni1.1, whole genome shotgun sequence:
GTTATTACTCTGTTATATACAAGATATAAGTTTCCTTGGGCTCTGCTaagggtctgcccagtgtgtggtggtagccaaaaaagcaaacagaatgctaggaattattaggaaagggatagaaactAAGATAAAGACTATTaaaatgcccttgtatcgctccatggtgcaaccaaaccttgagtattgtgcgcAATTCTGGTTGCAATATCTTTAAAaagttatagcagaattagaaaaggttcaaagaagggcaatcaaaatgattaaggggatggaactcctctcctataaggaaaggcttaagaatttaggactcttcagcttggaaaagagatggctgaggagggatatgatagaggtctacaaaatacttagtggtgtagaatgggtaaatgtaaatcaatcttttactctttcaaaaagtacaaagactaagggacactcaaggaagttacatggcacTAGTTTTAAacaggaggaaatttttttttcactcaacaaatagttaagctctggagctcattgccactgtatgtatctgggtttaaaaaggtttagagaagctccaggaggaaaagtctgtagactactattgagacagacatggggaaagccactgcttgtccctggtatcagtagcatgaatcttgctattatttgggattctatcaggtacttgtaacctgaattggccactgctagaggcaggatgctgggctagatggaccactggtctgacctagtgTGACTGTTCTTAAGTTCTAATAGTAAAAGGAACCTTCtagaaaaagtaaataaaaatcaAGCTTTTTTTGAAAACTGATGCTAGACTTGCTGCTTTACAGACTGAGTTATGATTatgtgactcccccccccccccccccccccccagaagaagtGTTATAGCATGAGGCTAGAGGTGGGAGGAACTTCTGGGGATCACTATGACAACAAGAATTACTTTGTGAAAgcgtggtctttggttgcccacccctgccaaGACCAAAGTACCAAGGAGGAATTCTTGAAATTGCACAGGAGAAATTTGTGATGTACAAagacatgctagtgtttttagagcacactaaatataggcatgcactaaatgctagagacacccatatattcatatgggcgtctctagcatttagtgtgtgctaatgattgcacacattaaaaacactaccatgcctttgtaaaagaccccctgaatgagGTCCCTGTCACAGGGCAGCGGGTGCCTGCAATTTGATTTCCTGATGTGGGGAATCTTAAGGAAAGGAGTTGCCTGAGGAAAAGGACACCCTGGGAGAGAGAAGTGGGAGCAGAGGAATCTCACTTCTGGCGGGACTTTCGCTGGTGCTCAAAGGGATCCTGATTCAGGATGGGACAGAGTTGTAGAGAGTTATGATGATACCAGTTTAAGACTGTTGCGTGCCCTGGAGATATAGGAAATTATATCTGAAGCTGTTCTGTGACCATCAAATGCCCTGAACTGCACATATTGAGTTGTGTTTTTTTCATAAactgttttttaaaattgttgttcTGTAAAGAGAGTTAAAAATTCACCCTGAAGACTCCTGATTATTAGTATGAGAGTAAACTGTGAACTGTCCCAAAGGAAAAACTACCCTTTGGCCTACCGGAGTTAATCTGGCCCCAGCCTGCACCTAGCTCGACAGAGATAGAATATCAGTTTTGTGTGCCCCGGTTCCTGGTGCTCCTTGCTGTTGAGGAGCCTAGCTGGAGAGATCGGAGTGAGCAGAGGGACCAAGAGTAACAATTATAAAATATTATCACATGATATTATTGATTTTTGAAAAGTGTAGAAAAAGACAAAGGAACTATGAGGGTGAGGAATAGATCGTAGTAGTAGTTGCTGTGGTTAGGCAGACTAGATTGGCCTATGGTCTTTGCCATCATTCTTCTGTGTTGCTATGTTAGacatataataataatttttctaTTCCCCTTAAGCTAGTATCTAgtctaaaacaaatacatatgAGTCTGTGCACTTTGATAATGTCCTACTTTACCTGCATGTATAAATTCTGAGTAACAGATGGATCATGCAGATAaaaaataataacatagtaaatgatggtagataacaacctgtaaggtccatctagtttgcccaatATTGTGGTTAGAGTTGTACCTGTTTTTCTCTTGCAGGCTACACCCCTCTGTGCCTTGTTTGAAGTGTGAAGGTCGTTTGAGTTTTGCTTTGAATATCTCCTCTTCCTATGTAGAGATCAACTGTGTCTACccaatgcattttttaattctttcaccACTTTTGAACCTATCACCTCAattgggagggtattccaggcatctaccaccctctctgtaaaatagtatttcctgatatttctcCTAAGTACCTCACCGTGACTTCAAGCCTATATTGTATGAAGTAAAAGAACAATTctgtttctgttctgttttttattattattattattatgtttctcTGTAATATACATACCATTGCTTATCCCTTATCGAAATCGATTCCCCTGGATTCACAACAGTATTGTCCAGGTAGCATTCACATTGTTGTTGGGAAACGCAATCTTTCTGGTTATTCAAATAAAGTCCCTCTGGGCAGCTGCATCCATCAATTCGAATCTCTGAATCTTCACAATTGCTTTGGTATGTCAAGGATTGGCAGGTAAGTTTGCAGGGGTTCATATTATACTTGAATTGTTGTTTGCCGTCACATTTTTGCTCTGTTATCAGATAGGATAATGTTAGCAAAGGGTAGTCAATGGCAAAACTCTTTTAACaaagaattgttttatatatctaaATCAAACATGAATAGTCATTTATTTTGTCAACATGCATTTTCTGTAAAAGTATAGTACAACCATTATTACGTGAGAGGACTGAAATCATAATAGGGCTGCaaccataggcacccggtataagaggcttggacaggctaagcctcccctgctgtgctcagagaggtttaaattgttgatttacctccatcctcacagcaggagctgcagtgaaagccctctagccttgtgttgtaaccaattgtagaaattggtttatggtttgtttaccttactgctgggagagcagggtgaggggtgggggtcctaggttgccagggagatatttaaagaggatgacttcctgacctgcactgaggacagatagcagcagaattggatactggaccagcatgatcagaaaaagtcaccagacaacaaaggtagaaaagatcattttattttcattatagtgtttggaatatgtccactttgagaatcaggtgctcagtaTCCCAGAAATATCCATGGCGGGTCCAGAGAGTGATCAGGGACAAAAAGGGCAGATATCTGCTAATGATAGTACAAATAGAGGGGGAAACACTCACACTCCTAAACATATACGCACCTAATGACCAGCAGGGTGCATTCTATTTGGAACTGTCAGTGCTCCTCCCCCAGCACCTAGTGGGCACTCTATTAATAGGTGGGGACTTCAATTTGAcgctgcacccaacactagataATACCACACAGGGGGTTCGCTACTCGCAATCCGCTCGGTCCCAACTACACAAATTTATGAGGCAATGGCACTTAGTAGATATTTGGTGACATAGAAATCCCCAAACCAAAGGCTACACATTCTACTCGGCAGTTCATAACTCACACTCTCGCATAGATTTTTGGATGGGCCCACCAACCTTAATGACAGACATTATAGATGTTCAGATACACCCGAGGACATGGTCGGATCACACACCAATGGTGCTAGAGTTGAAATTGAGGGTACAGAGTCCAGAGGCGCCGCAATGGCGCTTCAATGATAAATTACTAGCAGATTCGGTTATAGCTGCCAGTCTAGAAGCGGACATTAAAGATTACATTGCTCTCAACGATAATGGAGAGGTGACCTCAGGAATTCTCTGGGAGGGCTGAAAGACAGTGATAAGAGGGAAAGTAATAGCTTTACAGGTACATCTTGCACGCCAGACACGAGCAAGGGCCCAGCAAATACATGCAGAGCTGACAATCCTCAATGCACAAGAAACTCGTCAGAGAGATAAGGAGGATACACATCACCGCATGCATGCATTGAGGATGGAACTCAGggaaatccaaatggcagaaataGCAGAACAACTTCAACGGGTGAGACAGGCACACTATGAGTATGGGAACAAGACCTCTCGGCTATTGGCATTCAAGCTGAAAAAATGGTCTACCAACACACATATCACAGCTATACGTGACaaagaggggaaaatgtgcaCCACACGAGAGGATATTAGGGCAGCCTTCTCAAACTTCTACACAATGCTATATCAGGCCGAGGGGGACCCAGACCCCCAGGAATCCGGGAGGTACCTGGCTCAAGCCAAGCTCACAAAATTATCACCACTAGAGGAGGAGATGCTTTCAGCCCCCATTACATCTGACGAGGTGGCATGGGCAATTAAAGATCTGCCTAATGGGAAAGCACCGGGACCAGATGGGTTCACAAATAAATTTTACAAACGTTATAGCAAGTTGTTAATCCCTCTACTGGTCTGGGTGTTCAATGAGTTGGAATTCAAGGGGGAATTATCCCACTCTTGGAGATTGGCAGATCTAGTGGTCCTTCGCAAACCAGGGAAAGATCCACAATATTGCAGTTCTTACCGCCCAATCTCCCTCCTTGgttctgactactactactactactatttagcatttctatagtgctacaaggcgtacgcagcgctgcacaaacatagaagaaagacagtccctgctcaaagagcttacaatctaatagacaaaaaataaataaagtaagcaaatcaaatcaattaatgtgaacgggaaggaagagaggagggtaggtggaggcgagtggttacaagtggttacgagtcaaaagcaatgttaaagaggtgggctataAAATCTTCACTAAAATACTAGCCAAGAGATTACAAAAACTAATGCCGAAGCTAGTGCAGGAGGACCAGGCGGGATTTATCACAGGCAGACAAACAACTGATAACATTAGGAGGGCACTCCACTTGATCCACGAGGCAGTCAATACCCGACAACCCATGTTGCTTCTTTCcttggatgccgaaaaggcgtttgaccgggtTAGCTGGGGGTTCATGTTCAAGGTCTTAGAACACATGGGATTTGCAGGTCGTTTTATAACATGGCTTCGATTGATTTACACCAGACCAATGGCTGCCTTGGGGATCAACGGGAAAAGTTCAGACCCCATAACATTAGAACGCGGGATACGTCAGGGTTGCGCTTTATCGCCACTATTGTTTGCTTTGACAATGGAGCCACTAGCTCAGCACATTCGTCAGGACCCACATATACAGGGCATTACCGTTGGGTGTGCGACGTATAAAATCATGCTATATGCCGTTGATATTTTATTAACCTTGGTCGACCCGAGCGACTCCATGCCCCAGATAATGCAGGAACTAAATCGTTATGGTAAATTCTCTGGGTTTCGAGTGAACATGGACAAATCAGAAGCTCTAGGACTGGGGCTAACAATGGGAGATGAAGCTTCAATACGACAACAATTCCCGGTCAAATGGGTCACAGGATCCCTTAAATATTTAGGCGTGCACTTAACACCCAAATTGACAGATTTATATCAGGCTAGCTTTCCCATGAAACTTCTATTTGAAGATCTGGATAGATGGGAGGGCTTAGAACTATCTTGGCTGGGACGAGTGGCAGCGATAAAAATGATGATACTACCCAAATTGTTATATCTATTTCTTGCACTACCTCTACCAATGCCGAGGGGGTTCTTTAGGCAACTTAAAAGGAAGGTCTTCGCATACATATGGCAACATAAACCACCCAGAGTGAGGGCAGCTATAATGTATCAGTCCAAGAAGCTGGGAGGTATGGGGGTGCCAAATTTTATTCTATACCACCAGGCGGCACAGTTGCGGGTGCTGGCGTGATGGAGCGCTGGTAGTACAAAAGCATGCCAAATAGAGCAACAATGGATGGAATTAAACAATTTGGGCTCTCTACTATGGATACCAAAGGGCCAACTACAGACATATATCAAGAGAGCTCCTCTAGCGGTGCAATACCCTTTGCAGACATGGTTGGCCATAAGGAGGAAACATCTCCCTAACCGCCTTTATTTCCACCAGATGGCAATAAAAACGGCCCCAGGTTGTCTGCTGGGGATGGATAACTTAATATATAGACAATGGGAGAAGAGAGGTTTGAGCACATTAGGCCAGCTCTGGGATGAGGGTCAGGTATTCCCATTCGTAGAATTACAGGAGGATTATGGGTTACCACCACCACATTTGTTTCACTACAATCGCATTAGAGACTATATAAACAAAAGAGGCAAAGCAGAATTACTTATAGAGGAGACGGCTCTAGAAAGAGCAGTGAGAGTGGGAAGTCACAGGGGTTGTATTTCTCGCATATATGCTGCACTACTTAGTGACAAGGGGCCCATactatattatctacaacgatggGAACGAGACTTGCAGATCACTATAGATTACACACAATGGGGAAAAGCATTGGAACACTTGCTGCGGGTTTCCATATCCAGTTTGATGATTGAAAATAGTTATAAGATACTATATCAGTGGTACTACACACCACAGAGACTGGTAAAAATGTATGGACAGGGGTCTGCACAGTGTTGGAGAAACTGTTCAATGGTGGGTGATATGCTCCACATCTGGTGGTCTTGCCCTAAGATTCAACCATACTGGACAGAACTGTTGGACCTATTTGCTACAGTGACTGGGGTAAGATACCCAACCAAACCGGAGATATGTTTGCTACATATTCGACACCCAGGAGTTCGGTTGTCTGTTCACCGGCTCACGATAGTTTGGCTGGTAGCTGGAAAAATCACACTGGCATCAGCGTGGAAAAGCCAGTTAGCTCCACCAGCAATAAAGGTGATACACAAGATGGATTATGTCCAAAATGACAGCTCTGCGATTGGGACATGTAACAAAATTTAATTTGCTATGGGAACAATATCGATCCTGGCGATTACAAAATGGGATAGACTTAGATGCACCTAAATTGATTATCCCAAGATTATGACTGCTATAACACAGACTTCACACTATGATACTCCACTAGTAACAAGGGGGGTTTGCGGTAAgggataggggggaggggatgaaggGGGATACACTGCTTTCTGTTTTTGATGTTTAAACGTTCTGTACGTGATATATGACTGTTATGAGGATGTTGTCAATATGCAATTGTTTAAAAACgtcaataaataaaagaaaaaaaaaagaaaaaaagaaatgagcATTGTGGTTACTTACCTCTAAACAGAATTCTTATTGGCAATTTTGTTGCTTGTGCTCTTTTCCTGAGAAAGAGCTATCTGAATAGACTTGTTCTCCTATGtcttcagaaaaaaaataaaccacataCCACAGAATTACACAAAAACTACTTAAACTACTTACGGCACAAAGCAGTTGTCCAGTTCGAAATAGGTACTTCACTATCACGGCATGCTTCTGCGTAGTTTTCAAATGAATTACACAAAGAAGCTATGACATTGTTAGAGGTGCAGGTTACATATTTAcatctctgcaaaaaaaaaaattcatacatgttatatacatttaaagaaactttgaaaattaccttaaTGTTGTTAAAGTACTCTGTGAAAGTCATTTATGTAGGAAAAAACAAATGACCTACAGTACATAGAGGAAATAATACATTTTTGGTCAAATAATACATGTTAATGGCACAAACATGCTTTATTTGCCTGTAATGCATGCTAGTTTATTGTAACATAAACACAATAATAATGTCATGTAAAATATACAAATGTATGCAAAGCACCTCATTCAAACGCATGTAAATTTAATAATGCTTCTGTTTAACATTGCAAGTTGCATTATTTATGAAAAGATAACCTCAGCTTTGTGCTGATATTATCTCTCCTCTCCAGAAGCATCAAGTTGCTAACATATGACCTGATGCTCCCAAGGAAACTCTTTAAAGGGACCTTGTAAAAACAAACTACCACAATTCCCCACCTCCCTCGCAACATTCCATACATACACCACAACCATTGGCATCTCATGCATACACACAACAACCCACTTCCAACCCCCTACAATCCCCTGCGGCACCTACCGGTgttttccctggtgtctagtgggtcgGCAGGAACAACCCCCAAGTCACTCCTGTCCCATCAGGCTCCTGCATTCACAATTGCATGGATGACCCATAGTTCTAGCTCTAGTGCTATCATCAGGGCACACATCCCTTGTTTAACTGCTTGA
This window harbors:
- the LOC115479050 gene encoding mucin-2-like, producing the protein MSAVKEQRDTFEHKMFADKNCPLLQEGEFAACHSTVDYQKYQERCKYVTCTSNNVIASLCNSFENYAEACRDSEVPISNWTTALCQQKCDGKQQFKYNMNPCKLTCQSLTYQSN